The Priestia megaterium NBRC 15308 = ATCC 14581 region TAAAAGGTTTCATTTAAAGAAGCAGCGTAGCTAAAGTGCTGCTTCTTTAAGTTTGTAAATTAGATATGTTCGATAAAGTTGCTCACAACTTTGTTAAATCGATCGCTTTCTTCCAGAAAAGGGCAGTGGCAGCTGTTCTCAAAAACTTCAAGTACAGAACCTGAAACCAGCTTTTGAATATGTCTTCCAGCTGCTACCGGAATGAGCTTTTTTTCTTTTCCAAAGCACAGTAAGGTAGGGATTGCAATAAACGGGAGAAAATCTCGATAGTCCACAATGGATTGATCAAACAAAATAGCACTGGCTATCGACTCAGGCATTTTCGTTCCTTCTTTCATAATCCAATGTTTATCTTCTTCAGTTAATTCATCCTTAAACATAAGCGGAATAAAATTTTCTAATGTACTTGTTCGATCAAGCTGAATACCCTGCATGAGCGAAATAAGAGCAGGTAAATCAAATGCACCGATCGGAAAGTCGGGCCATTTAAAATCTGAAGCCATTTCATCTACAATAATATTTCCTTTTACATTTTCTTGACCAAATTGTTTCAAATATTCCCATACAACAAAAGCACCCATCGACCAGCCTACTAATATGACGTCTTTTAATTGATGAGTGGTTATAAACTCATGCACATCACGAGCATAAGTGGAAATTGTATGGCCGTATGGAGTATGACTTGAATTTCCATGTCCTCTTAAATCCAAAAGAATAGTTTGATACTGTTTTGAAAAAAAAGAAAGCTGGTTATGGAAAAAACGACTGCTCATCCAAACTCCGTGAATGAAAATAATAGGTGTTCCTTCCCCTTGTTGTTCATAGTACAAAGTTGCACCGTCTTTTAATGTATAAAAAGGCATTATTTTTGCCCCCAATCTCAAAGATTTATATCTCATCATGTATGCGCGGGCACATTCATGTAGAACGTATCGCGTCAATAAAATTTTTATTGAAGAACAAATCCTAGAAGTGGACGCTTTGATATGTTATACTATTACAGGCTTAAATACTGTATGTTTTTGAAACAATCATTCACTGTAATACTTTTTAGATAGAAGCATCCTCATAAAAAGGATGTTGTTTTTGTCGTAATGTACCTTTAAGTAATGAATTGTTACCATCAATTCGGTTCACAATAACCGACCTACATGCATTATATCTTGCAAATATAAACAGATAGGTGGAAGAAGCAACATGACTGAAAGAAAACCATATCAAGTACTACTATATTATTTGTACACTCCAATTGAAAATCCTGAAGAGTTCACAGCTGAGCACTTGGCATTTTGTAAAGAGCTTGAATTAAAAGGACGCATTTTAATTGCGGCTGAAGGGATCAATGGAACGGTATCAGGGACAGTTGAACAAACAGATAAATACATGGAAACGATGAAAAATGATCCTCGTTTTGAAGGTATTGTATTTAAAATAGACGAAGCAGATGAACATGCGTTCAAAAAAATGCACGTGCGTCACCGCAAAGAATTAGTAACTCTTCGATTAGAAGATGATGTGAATCCTCTTCGCGTAACGGGTAATTACTTAAGCCCAAAAGAATTTTATCAAGCGATGCAAGATGAGAATACGGTCGTAATTGATGCACGAAACGATTATGAATACGATTTAGGTCATTTCCGAGGAGCTGTTCGTCCGGATATTCGAAACTTCCGTGAGCTTCCTGAATGGATTCGCGACAACAAAGATCAGTTTGAAGATAAAAAAATCTTAACTTACTGCACAGGCGGTATTCGCTGTGAAAAATTCTCTGGATGGCTTCTTGAAGAAGGTTTCGAAGATGTAAGCCAGCTTCACGGAGGTATTGTAACATACGGAAAAGATCCTGAAGTACAAGGTGAACTATGGGACGGTCAGTGCTATGTATTTGATGAGCGCATCAGCGTACCAGTTAACCAAAAAGAGCATGTGATTGTCGGAAAAGACCACTTTACCGGCGAGCCTTGTGAACGTTATGTTAACTGTGCAAATCCAGAATGCAATAAGAAAATCTTAGCTTCTGAAGAAAATGAACACAAATATTTACGCGCTTGTTCACATGAATGCCGAGTGAGCCCTCGTAACCGCTATGTAAAAGAACACGGTTTAACAGAAGAAGAGTTTGCAGCACGTGTTAAAGAATTAGAAAAAGAACACGTAACTTTATAATAAAAAAAGCAGCACGCTATACAAAGCGTGCTGCTTTTTTTATGAAAAGATTCTCTTAGAACCTGGTGTTTAAAGAATGTCATACAACGGGTATTTATGAAAAAGGAAAGATATTCCTAGCTTTTTTATTTGTTTAAAAGAATATTTTTTTGAGGAAGCCATAAAAAAGCTTGTACATAAAAACGAAAAAGGAGCTTGAAAATGGAAGCGAAAATTGAAAAAAAGTACGATGGCCGTTTGCTTGAAGGACCCCTATGGGATGAAGAAAATCAAAAATTAGTGCTAGTAGACATCTTAGATAAAAAGCTTCTTACGTACGATCCAAAAACGACAACCTTAGAAGGTATTGCTCTTCCTTCAGTCGTTACAAGCGTTTCTAAAACCAATCATTCAAATTTGATTGTCTCCACCCGTAATCAGCTGCTTTTAGTTGATAAAAACAAAAAGAATCATGAAGAGTATATCCGCTTAGATACTCTTGAAAAAACCATGCGTTTTAATGATGGAAAATGTGATCCATATAATCGCTTTTGGATTGGAACGATGAGTGAAGAAGATGAAGAAGGAAAAGCCCAGCTGTACGTAGTAGATGAAAAAGGTGTCATTAAGAGCGCTAAAGAAGGATTAAGCGTGTCAAACGGGCTAGCATGGAATCGAACAGGAGACAAATTCTTTCTGGTTGATTCACCGAAAAATAAAATTATGTCTTATTCGTTTTCTAAAGAAACAACAAGGCTCGAAGATGAAAAAGTGGTGATTGACCTTTCAGATATGGACGGGTTTCCTGATGGAATGACAATTGATGAACACGATCGATTATGGGTAGCACTTTGGGGAGGTTCGAAAGTCATTTGTGTAGATCCAGATAAAGGAGAAATTATAGAATCTATTCATCTTCCTGTTTCCAATGTAACCTGCTGTACATTTGGAGGAGACGATTTACAAACCTTATTTATCACCACAGCTAAGGAAGAAGAAAAATACGAAGAAGCTGCCGGCTCTATTTTTTCATGCCGAGTAGGAGTAAAAGGCGTGCCGGCTTATACTTACGTGTACTAGATAAGCGCTTATCAAAATGTAAAGATTCCTAAAGCCCAGTAACGAGAGATGTTACATACAGCTTCTACAATTCCTTTACATTGTGTTCATTTCTTTACATTTTATTCTTTATGTGGAAGAGGAATAAAATATGGGGACAACGAATTTCCATAAAGAAGCCTTTTAAAGAATATGAACACTTCTATTGGGTAATAATGGGTAAAGGTAGAAAAGGAGGAATTGTTTTGGAACAAACATTGTATGAAAAAGTGGGCGGACAAGAAGCTATTGAAAAAGTAGTTGATTATTTTTATTCTGAGCTCGTGTTAAAAGATGAAACGGTCAGTCACTTTTTCGAGCATACGGATATGGATAAACAGCGTCGACACCAAGCCAAGTTTATAAGCTTTGCCTTAGGTGGACCGAATCAATATTCAGGAAAGTCGATGGCCAAAGCACATGCAAATATGAATATTCAACCCGAACATTTTAATGCAATTGCTAAGCATCTTCACGATGCACTTGCTCACTTTAATGTTGAAGAGCCGGATATTGACCAAGCATTAAATAAAGTTGAATCCCTAAGAAATGATATTCAATATAAATAAATTATAAAAAAGAAGGTTACTGTGACCTTCTTTTTTTGTGCTCAAAGCTGTGATGTATGAAGGAAACATGGAAAAGACATCGTAATATGATAAAAATGCAATAGGTAAAAATATTTATCGAAAGTCTGGGAGTGGGAGTATGTCAGCAATTAATGGGAAGCAATACGTAGAGAGAATTAATCAATTAAAAGCAAATGTATGGGTTGATGGCAAGCTCGTAACAGGCAATATATCAGAACATCCGGCTTTTAAAGGAGCCATTAACAGTCAAGCTAAACTTTATGATTTTCAGCATGATAAAAAAATTAAAGATATCATGACATACCAATCTCCGGATTCTGAGGATTTTTTTGGTACATCTTATTTACAGCCTACAACAAAAGAAGAGTTAAAAAAACGACGAGAGATGACTCAGCAATGGGCGCAATTAACCCATGGTATGATGGGAAGAAGTCCGGATTATATGAATACCGTATTGATGGCTTTTGCATCCTCTGCAGAACTCCTGAGAGGAACAGAAAACTGCTTTCCTGAAAACATCATTTCTTATTATGAATATGTGAGAGAGCACGATTTATCGCTCACTCATACATTCATCGATCCTCAAGTCAATCGAATCCAATTTTATTACGAGCAAAACGACGAACCGATAGCAGCAAAAATTATTGATAAAAACAATGAGGGAATCGTTATTCAAGGCGCGAAACTGCTTGCTACACAGGGTGGAATGACGGATGAGCTGCTCGTACTGTCTTCAGCGGGCATTCAAGGAAAAGAAAAAGGATTTGCTTTTTCGATTCCAAGTAATACAAAAGGAATTAAATTTATTTGTAGAGAATCATTTGCAGGAAAAGATTCGGCGTTTGATTATCCATTAAGTTCTAGATTTGAAGAAATGGATACAATTGTTGTCTTTGACCATGTATTAGTACCGTGGAACCGCGTGTTTTTCTATGAAAATGTAGACGTATCAAATACATTCCTTGCTTCTAGTTCCTTCTCAGCTTTTGCTCTGCATCAAGTAACTTCAAGGAGAATTGTCAAAACAGAGTTTGTATTAGGGATTGTACAATCTCTGATTGAAACCATTAACATTATAGACTATCCGCATGTACGAGAAAAAGCAACAGAGCTTATTATTGCGTTAGAAACGATGAAAGCTCTCGTGATGAAAGCAGAAGAAGAAGCGGAGATTGATCCATGGGGATACATGCGTCCGAATGAAACTACACTTCGTATTGCCGCAAATATATTTTCAAAAACCTATCCTACCTTTACAGAGATTATCCAGATTTTAGGTGCGAGCGGACTAATAGCAATACCAACAGAAAATACGTGCCACTCATTGGTTAAAGAAGATATTACGCGTTATTTGCAAGCTAAATCGAGAGGGGCAGAAGATCGTATTAAGCTTTTTCGACTAGCGTGGGATTTAACTATGAGTCCGTTTGGTACAAGGGAAACACTGTATGAACGTTTTTTCTTTGGGGAGCCTGTACAGTTAACCAGTTATCTGTACTTATCTTACGATAAAGAGCGCTATGTACAGAGAGTAACCGATTTTTTGAAAAGTTAACGGAGGAAACAAACCTCCGCTGGGTATGATA contains the following coding sequences:
- a CDS encoding alpha/beta fold hydrolase; protein product: MPFYTLKDGATLYYEQQGEGTPIIFIHGVWMSSRFFHNQLSFFSKQYQTILLDLRGHGNSSHTPYGHTISTYARDVHEFITTHQLKDVILVGWSMGAFVVWEYLKQFGQENVKGNIIVDEMASDFKWPDFPIGAFDLPALISLMQGIQLDRTSTLENFIPLMFKDELTEEDKHWIMKEGTKMPESIASAILFDQSIVDYRDFLPFIAIPTLLCFGKEKKLIPVAAGRHIQKLVSGSVLEVFENSCHCPFLEESDRFNKVVSNFIEHI
- a CDS encoding rhodanese-related sulfurtransferase codes for the protein MTERKPYQVLLYYLYTPIENPEEFTAEHLAFCKELELKGRILIAAEGINGTVSGTVEQTDKYMETMKNDPRFEGIVFKIDEADEHAFKKMHVRHRKELVTLRLEDDVNPLRVTGNYLSPKEFYQAMQDENTVVIDARNDYEYDLGHFRGAVRPDIRNFRELPEWIRDNKDQFEDKKILTYCTGGIRCEKFSGWLLEEGFEDVSQLHGGIVTYGKDPEVQGELWDGQCYVFDERISVPVNQKEHVIVGKDHFTGEPCERYVNCANPECNKKILASEENEHKYLRACSHECRVSPRNRYVKEHGLTEEEFAARVKELEKEHVTL
- a CDS encoding SMP-30/gluconolactonase/LRE family protein, with the translated sequence MEAKIEKKYDGRLLEGPLWDEENQKLVLVDILDKKLLTYDPKTTTLEGIALPSVVTSVSKTNHSNLIVSTRNQLLLVDKNKKNHEEYIRLDTLEKTMRFNDGKCDPYNRFWIGTMSEEDEEGKAQLYVVDEKGVIKSAKEGLSVSNGLAWNRTGDKFFLVDSPKNKIMSYSFSKETTRLEDEKVVIDLSDMDGFPDGMTIDEHDRLWVALWGGSKVICVDPDKGEIIESIHLPVSNVTCCTFGGDDLQTLFITTAKEEEKYEEAAGSIFSCRVGVKGVPAYTYVY
- a CDS encoding group I truncated hemoglobin, with amino-acid sequence MEQTLYEKVGGQEAIEKVVDYFYSELVLKDETVSHFFEHTDMDKQRRHQAKFISFALGGPNQYSGKSMAKAHANMNIQPEHFNAIAKHLHDALAHFNVEEPDIDQALNKVESLRNDIQYK
- the hpaB gene encoding 4-hydroxyphenylacetate 3-monooxygenase, oxygenase component, with product MSAINGKQYVERINQLKANVWVDGKLVTGNISEHPAFKGAINSQAKLYDFQHDKKIKDIMTYQSPDSEDFFGTSYLQPTTKEELKKRREMTQQWAQLTHGMMGRSPDYMNTVLMAFASSAELLRGTENCFPENIISYYEYVREHDLSLTHTFIDPQVNRIQFYYEQNDEPIAAKIIDKNNEGIVIQGAKLLATQGGMTDELLVLSSAGIQGKEKGFAFSIPSNTKGIKFICRESFAGKDSAFDYPLSSRFEEMDTIVVFDHVLVPWNRVFFYENVDVSNTFLASSSFSAFALHQVTSRRIVKTEFVLGIVQSLIETINIIDYPHVREKATELIIALETMKALVMKAEEEAEIDPWGYMRPNETTLRIAANIFSKTYPTFTEIIQILGASGLIAIPTENTCHSLVKEDITRYLQAKSRGAEDRIKLFRLAWDLTMSPFGTRETLYERFFFGEPVQLTSYLYLSYDKERYVQRVTDFLKS